Part of the Spirochaetota bacterium genome is shown below.
GTAGGGCTATTGGTTGTGCGGCAGTCGGGTGTAAGGTTTTCCCTTACAAAGCCGCTCGCGCTATGCGCCCTTGCGCGCGGTGAAATGGGGTTGACGGAATGGGGATTTGAGATTACAGATTACAGATTACAGATTCAAGATTGAAGAGTGGTTTTGTTGCGTTAGATACAAGCATGACGTCGAGGGGTCCGCGGTGGCATTTAAAGAACGACACGGCCGCCCGTGATGTGTGTCTGAACCCCGGCCGCGTCGTGCGTGCCCCGTACGCGGCGGCCCGGATGGGCGAAATACAGAGAGCGGTACGGCGACCGTTGCCGGTGGAATACTGATCATGCGCGAACGCAGGCCGAACAGGGCACCCCGATTCGATTATTCGTCGCGCGGGGCCTATTTCATCACCACGAACGTCAAGCACCGCGCCGAATGGTTCGGCCGCCTGCACGGCGGCCGCATGGTGCTGAACGCCGACGGCCTCATCGCGCACCGGTGCTGGGCGGAGATCCCGGAACATTTTCCCGGCGTGAGGGTCGACGCGTTCGTCGTGATGCCGGACCATGTGCACGGGATCATCGTAATCGATGACGCGCCTTTTGTAGGGGCCAGGCATGCCTGGCTACAAAAGGCGCCCAATCACGCGATTATCCCGGTTGTGGTCGGATCGTATAAATCGGCGGTGTCGAAATTGATTCATCGTTTCGGTTCGCCGTCGTTCCAATGGCAACGGTCGTATCACGATACCGTTATCCGCGATCACCATGCGCTGCGTGGAGTTCGACGGTATATCGGGGAGAATCCGGCGAGGTGCGATGGGCACAGGCAGGAGATGGATTGATCTGAAAACGGTGCTACCATGACAAAAAAACACGATTATCACCGCATGCTGGGGCAGTGCGAAAAAAACTCGGAGATCACCGCCGAGTTCGTCGACCGGTTTCTCGTGCCGTACGCCGTTGAACGTGAAAACCTTGATCGGGAGTTCCTCGGCGCGGCTTCCCGGTACAGGGACGTTATCCGTAAAATGCCCGAGGGCTGGGCGGGATATTCCATGACGCAGTATGCCTGCCTGAAACTTTTCAAGCGCGGCGGGCTTGCGGCAAAATATGTCAACCATTCCGCGCTGAAGACTCGAAGTGCCGAGGAGATCGGGTTTTTGAAATTCCAGATCGATCATCCATGGCGTTTTTCCTTTTTCCGGGCCGAGCGTTCGCCGGAAGCGTTTTTTTTCGAATTAACCGATGTATTCACCGGGGAAGTATTCACCGTTTATTCGAAAGGCATTGACTCGATTCTTAAAACAAGCGGACCCCTGTCCATGCTGTTACTTCTTATCGGTTTTAACGGCCTGTGCTGGCAGACCTACGGAACGATTGCGTACTTTCGCGGCCTTCAGCCCATGGATATTTTTTCTTTTTCCACACTTCTCAACGGAAGTATAGAGCGCCTCGAGGAGGTCCCGGAATATATTGAAGACAATCCAATCCATTTCATGGTGCTGTATTACGGGGCCGAGCTTCCGGCCATGATAAGCAGGGGGCATCCCGTGGTCCACTGCAAATCGGAAGTAAAGAAAATCGACCTCGATCCCGAAAAGCTCTCCGACGCGGCCCTGGTCCGAAAAGTACAGCACATATATAAAATCACCCTGCCCGACTCGGAAGACTTTCCCCACTACGGGGTCTGCTATTATCATTCAAAGAAACGTCATCTCGTGGTAACCGCCATGACCGAATGGGCGTACGCAAAGATGGCGGAGCTGTTGGGCGAAAATGGAATTTCCGTGCCCGGGCGTCCGCGGATCTTCGCGACGCCGGTGATGATGTCGCTCCTGACGAAAGATTTAAAGATGAAAATCGATTACACGAGCCCCTACGCGAAAACCTTCGCGGGGCCCGAGCCTTCCGATGAAGAAAAGGCTCACCTGAACAAGCTCAACGCGGTGATGCGCGACATAATGGACGCGTTTAACGCGAAACGGCCGGTTGACGCCGCTGACCTCGCGCGCAGGCACGGCGTGGAAATGGAGACCGTGGAACAGATCATCGAGTCGGCGGAAAACGCGTTTAGGAATATTCCGGGGAGGGAGTAGGCGGATGCGGGACAGGGGTATTTATGATGCGCCCACAACGGAGACCCGCTGCGTGGAGTTCGACGGTATATCGGGGAGAATCCCGCACGACGGGGCGGGTGACAGGGGCGTGGTTCTGTGTGTGATGGGTGCGAATGGTATAGGGATATGTGACAGAGCTCCTGGGACATGGCCGATTTGAAAGTAGCCTTCGCAGTGTATGAATGTTCGTGTTCTAATATCTGGAGGTATGTATGGGTATTCTCAGGTTGTTGCTGAACATGGTGCCGGATGTTATTGCCGGATCAAGTCATGGTTCAAAAATTTACGAAGACGACAACGGGTATTATAGATTCAATGATTCCGACAAACCGGTACATCGCTGGGCCGCGGAAAAGAAGCTGGGACGTGCTTTGAGGCGCGGTGAGGTTGTACACCATAAGAACCGGAATAAAAAGACAACAGGCCGCAAAACCTCCGGGTATTCAGAAATCAGCATGAGCATGATCGGGCGCACGATTTCGACGCACGGGAGCGCGGGGAAGGGGCAAGTTATAGAGGGTTCAGGAAGAAAAATACTAATTATTGGAGATAAGAGAATCATTTATTGTGCCATACGCCAATTTGAAAGTATCACAGTCCTCGCTAAGCAGAATACCCTCTCGTAAAGCAGGGTAAAATGCAGGTCGAATTGTACAACTAATGTAGTATTTAAAGGTCAGGCGAATCAGTATGAAATTTGAGAATCTCCAGCCGGGCACAGTTCTACGGGGTATACTGCCCGATGGCATGGTAACGGTCGTCACGACCAAGTGGTTTGGATCGGAAGCGCTCGAGCTAACCTACAAGACACAGACAGGCAAAGTGGCGAACGAGTTGCTTTACCGTCATGATGAGGCCCGGATCGAGGTCGTCGAGCGAGGGCGCCCGTGGAGCTTTGACGGTGATGGTGCGTTGTTTCGCCTTGTGTCAGAAGCGCATCGTATCAGGCTCGCCTATCTTTTCGACCCCGTGCTGGCGGTTCATACCTCGATCGTCGAACCGCTTCCGCACCAGATTACCGCGGTGTATGAATCCATGCTGCCCCGCCAGCCTCTTCGCTATCTTTTGGCCGACGACCCCGGAGCCGGGAAAACCATTATGGCGGGCCTTTTAATGAAAGAGCTCATCGCGCGCGGCGACCTGCAGCGATGCCTTGTGGTCTGCCCGGGGAACCTTGCCGAACAATGGCAGGACGAGCTCTACCGAAGGTTCCATCTGCCCTTTGATATTCTCACCAATGACAAGCTGGAGGCCGCCCGTACGGGCAACTGGTTCCTTGAAAACAATCTCGTCATCGCGCGTCTGGACAAGCTCTCCCGCAACGAGG
Proteins encoded:
- a CDS encoding transposase, with amino-acid sequence MRERRPNRAPRFDYSSRGAYFITTNVKHRAEWFGRLHGGRMVLNADGLIAHRCWAEIPEHFPGVRVDAFVVMPDHVHGIIVIDDAPFVGARHAWLQKAPNHAIIPVVVGSYKSAVSKLIHRFGSPSFQWQRSYHDTVIRDHHALRGVRRYIGENPARCDGHRQEMD